Genomic window (Dictyoglomus sp. NZ13-RE01):
TTTTTGAGGTGAAGGGAAAAATTGTAGACATTCCTTTGCAGAAGATTCATCATGCAAAAATTATAGTTGAATTCTGAGGAGGGAATAATATGAAATTAGGTGAAGATTTCTGGGTTGTTTTAGAGCAAATTATTAAAGAGAAAAAGATTAATAGGGAGACAATATTAGAGGCTCTTAGGAGAGCTCTTTTATCTGCTTTTAAGAAGACCTATGGGACTAGTAAGGGAGCAAGAGTAGAGATCGATCTTGAAAACCAAGAAATAAAGATTTATGTCACTAAAAAAGTTGTAGATCAAGTTAAAGATCCTATGGCAGAAATATCCCTTGCAGATAGCAAAAATATTAACGAAAATTCCCAACAGGGTGATGAAATAGAGATAGAAGTAGAACCACAAGAGTTTGGAAGAATAGCTGTTCAAGTGGCAAAACAGGTTATAATTCAAAGCTTAAAAGAGGCAGAAAGAAGAGTGCTTTATGAAAAGTATAAAGCAAAAGAGGGAGAAATAATTGGAGGTTCTATTTTAAGAATTGAGAGGGGAACAGTTTATGTAAAGCTACCCGACATAGAAGCTATTCTTCCTTATAAGGAACAAATACCAGGTGAACAATATTTGATAGGGAGAAGAATAAGAGCATATCTTCTTGAAGTACAGAAGACCACAAAAGAGCCATTGATTATTCTTTCCCGTAGCCATCCAAATTATTTGAAAAGATTGTTGGAGCTTGAGGTTCCAGAGATAAAGGATGGAATTGTAGAGATAATGAATGTAGTAAGGGATCCTGGAGTAAGAGCAAAAGTTGCTGTACGCTCTAACTTACCTGAAGTTGATCCTATAGGTGCCTGTATAGGATTTAGAGGGCAGAGAATACAAAATGTAATAAATGAACTTAATGGAGAGAAAATTGATTTAATTTTATGGAGTAGTGATCCTGCGGAGTATATTGCAAGAAGTCTTGCACCTGCAAAACCAATAAGGGTAGAACTTCACGAAGATGAGAGAAAGGCTGTAGTAATTGTTCCACCTGATCAATTGTCTTTGGCAATAGGGAAGGATGGTCAAAATGTAAGGCTCGCTGTTCGTCTTACTTCTTGGAAAATTGATATAAGAACTGAGGATACAAAACAGGAAGGTAAAGTAGAGGATAAAGCAGTTGTTAAAAATGAGTAAGAAAGGTCATATACCTATTAGAACATGTATAGGATGTGGAGAAAAAAAGCCTAAAAGGGAATTGATAAGAATAGTTAGGCAGGATGATAAGATAATTATTGATACTACGGGAAAGGCTTCTGGAAGAGGGGCTTATATATGTGTTAGTTTGGATTGTTTAAATAAGGCATTGAATAAGAGTAAATTGTCCTATGCTTTAAAATGTACTGTAAGTTCTGAAGATATTGAAATTTTAAAAAAAGAACTACAAAAAGAAATATTAAGACGGGGGGAGAAAGATGAAAAAAAGAATTTATGAGCTAAGTAAGGAGTTAGGAATAGAAAGTAAAGAACTAATGAAGATGCTTACTGATTTGGGGTTTTCCTTTAAATCACCTTTAAGTAATATAGATGCTGAGACTGAGGAAGTTATAAAGGACTTATTAAAGGAGAAGGAATCTAAAAATTCTTCTCCCCCCACATCTCAGGTTGTTGTAGAAGAGAAAGTAGAAAAAGAAATTGAAGTTAAGGCAGTTCAGAAGGAAGAAAAGAAAGAGGATACAAAAAAGGAGAAGGTTATAAAAATTCATGGTTCTATTACAGTAAGAGAACTTGCAGAATTGATGAATATTTCTCCTACGAATTTGATTTTAAAACTTATGGAAATGAAAATAATGGCCAATGTGAATCAATTATTGGAACCTGATGTGGTTAAGAAAGTTTGTGAGAAATTTGGTTATAAAGTTGAAGAAGTAAAAAAGATTGAATTAGTAAAGAAGAAAGGACTTACTCCAGAAGAAGAAAAGAGATTAAAGCCAAGACCACCTGTTGTGGTTGTAATGGGACATGTGGACCATGGTAAAACTACACTCTTAGATGCTATAAGAAAGACAAATGTGGCGGAGAGAGAGTATGGTGGAATTACCCAGCATATTGGAGCATCGGTGGTAGAATACAAAGGGAAAAAAATAGTATTTTTAGATACCCCTGGACACGAAGCATTCACTGCTTTGAGAGCACGAGGGGCTCAAGTTACTGATATTGCTGTTTTAGTTGTTGCTGCGGATGATGGAGTTATGCCTCAAACTGTAGAGGCTATAAATCATGCAAAAGCTGCTGATGTACCAATTATTGTTGCTATAAATAAAATTGACAAACCAGAAGCCAATGTTGAGAGAGTTAAACAGCAATTATCAGAGTATGGGTTAATTCCAGAAGAGTGGGGCGGAGATACTGTAATGGTGCCTATATCAGCAAAAAGAAGACAGGGAATTGATGATTTATTAGAAATGATTCTCCTTGTTGCAGAAATACAAGAATTAAGAGCGGATCCATCAGCAACTCCTAAAGGAGTTATTATCGAAACAAGAATAGATAAAGGGAGAGGTCCAGTTGCAACAGTTATAGTACAAGAAGGTACTTTGAAAATTGGGCAGTATTTTGTTGCAGGCGATGTAAAGGGTAAGGTTAGGAGTATGTTTGATGATAAAAACAATCCATTAAAGGAGGCAGGACCTTCTCAGCCAGTAGAGGTTTCAGGTTTTGAGGACTTACCACAAGCAGGGGATATCTTCCAAGTAGTTTCAAGTGAAAAGGAAGCAGATGAAATTTTGGAGGAAAGGAAAAAGCAAAAAGAGGTATCAACTTTTGAATTGGTTGGAGAGGGAGAAAAAATTCTTCCAATTATTATAAAGGCAGATACGCAAGGCTCATTGGAGGCTATTCTTCAAACCATAAGTAAGATGGATAGTGAGGACGTTACATTAAAAATTATTCATTCAGCAGTAGGAAGTATAACTGAAAGTGATGTTATGCTTGCATCTGCATCAAAAGCTATGATTATAGGTTTTAATGTTAGACCTGATAGTAAAGCAAATAGTGCTCTTTCCAGAGAAAAAGTCCAAGTAAAAACTTATAGAGTGATATATGAGATTATAGATGACTTGAATAATATAATTAAAGGATTGAAGGCTCCCGAAGTTAAGGAAGTAATAATAGGAAGAGCTGAAGTTAAAGCTACATTCAATATTCCAAGAGTTGGTACTGTAGCTGGTGTATTTGTTAGAGAGGGTAAAATTCAGAGGAATGCCAGAGTACGTTTGTTAAGAGATGGTGTGATAATCTATGATGGTAAAATTGCATCTTTGAAGCGCTTTAAAGAAGATGTAACTGAGGTTTTGACTAATTTTGAATGTGGAGTAGGATTGGAGAATTTCGGAGATATCAAGCCAGGAGACCAATTAGAAGTTTACG
Coding sequences:
- a CDS encoding transcription termination/antitermination protein NusA translates to MKLGEDFWVVLEQIIKEKKINRETILEALRRALLSAFKKTYGTSKGARVEIDLENQEIKIYVTKKVVDQVKDPMAEISLADSKNINENSQQGDEIEIEVEPQEFGRIAVQVAKQVIIQSLKEAERRVLYEKYKAKEGEIIGGSILRIERGTVYVKLPDIEAILPYKEQIPGEQYLIGRRIRAYLLEVQKTTKEPLIILSRSHPNYLKRLLELEVPEIKDGIVEIMNVVRDPGVRAKVAVRSNLPEVDPIGACIGFRGQRIQNVINELNGEKIDLILWSSDPAEYIARSLAPAKPIRVELHEDERKAVVIVPPDQLSLAIGKDGQNVRLAVRLTSWKIDIRTEDTKQEGKVEDKAVVKNE
- a CDS encoding nucleic acid-binding protein encodes the protein MSKKGHIPIRTCIGCGEKKPKRELIRIVRQDDKIIIDTTGKASGRGAYICVSLDCLNKALNKSKLSYALKCTVSSEDIEILKKELQKEILRRGEKDEKKNL
- a CDS encoding translation initiation factor IF-2 — translated: MKKRIYELSKELGIESKELMKMLTDLGFSFKSPLSNIDAETEEVIKDLLKEKESKNSSPPTSQVVVEEKVEKEIEVKAVQKEEKKEDTKKEKVIKIHGSITVRELAELMNISPTNLILKLMEMKIMANVNQLLEPDVVKKVCEKFGYKVEEVKKIELVKKKGLTPEEEKRLKPRPPVVVVMGHVDHGKTTLLDAIRKTNVAEREYGGITQHIGASVVEYKGKKIVFLDTPGHEAFTALRARGAQVTDIAVLVVAADDGVMPQTVEAINHAKAADVPIIVAINKIDKPEANVERVKQQLSEYGLIPEEWGGDTVMVPISAKRRQGIDDLLEMILLVAEIQELRADPSATPKGVIIETRIDKGRGPVATVIVQEGTLKIGQYFVAGDVKGKVRSMFDDKNNPLKEAGPSQPVEVSGFEDLPQAGDIFQVVSSEKEADEILEERKKQKEVSTFELVGEGEKILPIIIKADTQGSLEAILQTISKMDSEDVTLKIIHSAVGSITESDVMLASASKAMIIGFNVRPDSKANSALSREKVQVKTYRVIYEIIDDLNNIIKGLKAPEVKEVIIGRAEVKATFNIPRVGTVAGVFVREGKIQRNARVRLLRDGVIIYDGKIASLKRFKEDVTEVLTNFECGVGLENFGDIKPGDQLEVYVLQNQ